GCGTTTGTAAATGTAAACGCAAACAGTATCAATAATAAAATCATTGATAATTTTTTCATTTCTTTGCTCCTTACTTATCTTTGAACTGATCTTTTGGTTGCTTAATTTTAAAATAGAATTCCTTTGCATCAAAACCAATAGAGAAAAATATAATCTAATGTTTGATATCGAAAACAGAACACACAAACGTTACAATATTCTCACTGATGAATGGATATTAGTCTCATCTCACAGATCAAAAAGACCCTGGCAGGGCAAGATTGAACAGTTTGCAAAAGCAAATTTACTCACCTACGACCCCGAGTGTTATCTCTGTCCTAAAAACTCTCGGGCAGGAGGAGTCATAAATCCCGATTATAAAAACACATTTGTATTCGAAAATGATTTCAGCGCTCTTACACCCGAATCGAATTCTGGAACAATAAACCATAATGGATTAATCCGTGCGGAAGTTGAATCCGGTATTTGCAAGGTAGTTTGTTTCTCTCCCCGTCATGATCTTTCTCTTGCCGAAATGGATCAAGAAAATTTATTGAAGATAATTGATACTTGGATTAATGAATACCGGGCTCTTTCTTTGATCGATGGGATAAACTACGTCACAATATTCGAGAACAAGGGTGAATTGATGGGATGTAGCAACAGACATCCGCATGGGCAAATCTGGGCGCAATTTTCAATTCCAAATGAGCCGTTAAAAGAATCGGTTCAACAAAAAAAATATTTTGATGAAAAGAAAAGTTGTTTGCTTTGTGATTATCTGAAGAAAGAATCTGAACTTAATCAACGTATTATTTTTCAGAATGAA
The nucleotide sequence above comes from Ignavibacteriales bacterium. Encoded proteins:
- a CDS encoding UDP-glucose--hexose-1-phosphate uridylyltransferase; this encodes MFDIENRTHKRYNILTDEWILVSSHRSKRPWQGKIEQFAKANLLTYDPECYLCPKNSRAGGVINPDYKNTFVFENDFSALTPESNSGTINHNGLIRAEVESGICKVVCFSPRHDLSLAEMDQENLLKIIDTWINEYRALSLIDGINYVTIFENKGELMGCSNRHPHGQIWAQFSIPNEPLKESVQQKKYFDEKKSCLLCDYLKKESELNQRIIFQNEHFALLVPFWAIWPYETFVIPKNHSQNILSLSDELKKSLAEILSVVTVKYDNLFETSFPYSMGFHQSPTDSNEHPEWHWHIHFYPPLLRSASVKKFMVGYEMLAMAQRDLTPELAAEILKNLSNKHFSRNSSL